A window of Castanea sativa cultivar Marrone di Chiusa Pesio chromosome 1, ASM4071231v1 contains these coding sequences:
- the LOC142643295 gene encoding WAT1-related protein At5g40230-like — protein sequence MAGSYWYKDVLPFSAMVAVECTNVGLNTLFKAATLKGLSYYVFILYSYAIATLLLLPLAFIFRRPGLPTFKLSLLYRIFLLGVLGFSAQLCGYKGIEYSSPTLASAMGNLTPAFTFIFAVIFRMENLALRSSITQAKIVGTIVSISGALIVVFYKGPTIISAASQSPSLSFHFSLGSSQTDWIIGGLLLAAEYLLISIWYIVQTQVMKIYPSELTVVFLYKLCATIISAPVCLIAEGNFSDWRLRPDIALVSIIFTGLFGLPFTTVVRTWGLHLKGPVYVSIFKPLSIAIAAAMGVIFLGDALCLGSIIGAIIISVGFYAVVWAKAKEELREDHCNGSLGSSSDDKTPLLHSYKAEGI from the exons atggcAGGGAGCTATTGGTACAAGGATGTTCTTCCATTTTCAGCCATGGTTGCAGTAGAATGCACTAATGTGGGCTTAAACACCTTATTCAAGGCAGCAACTTTGAAAGGGTTGAGTTACTATGTCTTCATTCTCTACTCCTATGCCATAGCTACTCTCCTTCTCCTCCCCTTGGCCTTCATATTTCGCCG ACCAGGGCTTCCTACTTTCAAGTTGTCTCTCCTCTATAGGATTTTCCTACTTGGAGTTCTTGG GTTTTCAGCTCAATTATGTGGCTATAAAGGCATAGAATATAGTTCACCGACTCTAGCTTCAGCCATGGGCAATCTCACACCGGCTTTTACTTTCATATTTGCTGTCATTTTCAG GATGGAAAATCTAGCTTTGAGAAGCTCAATCACTCAGGCAAAAATCGTGGGCACAATAGTATCAATCTCAGGTGCATTGATAGTAGTTTTCTACAAGGGCCCAACAATCATATCAGCTGCATCTCAATCACCATccctttcatttcatttttcattgggCTCATCACAAACCGATTGGATCATAGGTGGACTTTTACTTGCTGCTGAGtaccttttgatttcaatttggtACATTGTTCAG ACCCAGGTTATGAAAATATATCCATCAGAGCTAACTGTGGTCTTCTTATACAAATTGTGTGCCACAATTATATCTGCACCAGTGTGTTTAATAGCAGAAGGAAACTTTAGTGATTGGAGACTAAGGCCTGATATAGCACTGGTGTCCATTATATTCACG GGCCTCTTTGGTTTACCCTTCACCACAGTTGTTCGCACATGGGGCTTGCACTTGAAGGGGCCTGTGTATGTATCAATCTTCAAGCCATTGTCAATAGCCATTGCAGCTGCTATGGGTGTCATTTTCCTTGGTGATGCTCTATGTCTTGGGAG CATCATTGGAGCGATTATTATATCAGTTGGGTTCTATGCTGTCGTATGGGCAAAAGCTAAAGAAGAATTGAGGGAGGACCATTGCAATGGTAGTTTGGGATCTTCATCTGATGATAAGACCCCTTTGTTGCATAGTTACAAAGCTGAAGGAATATAG